The following are encoded in a window of Salinibacter ruber DSM 13855 genomic DNA:
- the ctaD gene encoding cytochrome c oxidase subunit I, protein MSTTTQNAPVEQGEPQEEETNYLNHETSIWSWLSTKDHKRIGVLYCVSLATVFLAAGVLALLMRAELSGPDQTLMSNDTYNQVFTMHGILMVFLFLVPSIPAILGNFVLPLQIGAKDVAFPRLNLASWYVYLAGAALTITALLTGGVDTGWTFYTPYSSSTGGGVLWMTAAIFVAGFANIFTGMNFIVTIHKMRAPGMTWNRLPLFVWGLYATSIVQVLATPVIGITMVLLILEQTLQIGIFDPALGGDPVLFQHFFWFYSHPAVYIMILPAFGILSELIATFSRSRIFGYRAIALSSVAIAMLGFLVWGHHMFVSGQSAISSIVFSLITYLIGIPSGIKVFNWVATLYKGSIWLQTPMLYALGFLFMFTIGGFTGIMVGVLSVDVHLHDTYYVVGHFHYVMMGGSVVALLGGMHYWWPKITGRMYNETLAKIAAALVFIGFNLTFFPQLVLGSRGMPRRYANYADRFAGLHQLSTYGSQILGVGLFLILGYALWSLAYGEKAPANPWGATTLEWTNTTAVPIHHNFERTPLVTRGPYDFHLADEVFGGGDGEALSDDVPQIPEPAPSAPSETDTADPASA, encoded by the coding sequence ATGAGCACGACCACACAGAACGCCCCGGTCGAACAGGGGGAGCCCCAGGAGGAAGAGACCAATTACCTCAACCACGAGACGAGCATCTGGTCGTGGTTGTCGACGAAGGACCACAAGCGCATCGGGGTTCTCTACTGCGTGTCCCTTGCCACGGTCTTTCTTGCGGCAGGGGTGCTGGCGCTTCTCATGCGGGCCGAGCTGTCGGGCCCGGACCAGACCCTGATGAGCAACGACACCTATAACCAGGTGTTTACGATGCACGGCATCCTGATGGTCTTCCTTTTCCTGGTGCCGTCCATCCCGGCCATCCTGGGCAACTTCGTGTTGCCCCTCCAGATTGGGGCGAAGGACGTGGCCTTTCCTCGACTCAACCTTGCGTCCTGGTACGTCTACCTGGCCGGGGCCGCGCTCACGATCACGGCCCTCCTGACGGGCGGGGTGGACACCGGGTGGACGTTCTACACCCCGTACTCTTCGTCCACGGGCGGCGGGGTGCTCTGGATGACGGCGGCCATCTTCGTCGCCGGCTTCGCCAACATCTTCACGGGGATGAACTTCATCGTGACGATCCACAAGATGCGGGCGCCGGGCATGACGTGGAACCGGCTGCCCCTCTTCGTCTGGGGGCTGTACGCCACGAGCATCGTGCAGGTGCTCGCCACGCCCGTGATCGGCATCACGATGGTGCTCCTCATCCTGGAGCAGACGCTCCAGATTGGCATCTTTGACCCGGCGCTTGGGGGCGACCCGGTGCTCTTCCAGCACTTCTTCTGGTTCTACAGCCACCCGGCAGTCTACATCATGATTCTGCCGGCCTTCGGCATTCTGTCGGAGCTGATCGCGACCTTCTCCCGGTCGCGCATCTTCGGGTACCGGGCCATCGCCCTCTCGTCGGTCGCGATTGCGATGCTCGGCTTCCTGGTCTGGGGCCATCACATGTTCGTGAGCGGCCAGTCCGCCATCTCGTCCATCGTCTTCTCGCTCATCACGTACCTCATCGGGATTCCTTCGGGAATCAAGGTCTTCAACTGGGTGGCAACCCTGTACAAGGGCTCCATCTGGCTACAGACCCCGATGCTGTACGCACTGGGCTTCCTGTTCATGTTCACGATCGGGGGCTTCACGGGAATCATGGTGGGCGTGCTCTCGGTGGATGTGCACCTGCACGACACCTACTACGTCGTGGGGCACTTCCACTACGTAATGATGGGCGGATCCGTGGTGGCCCTCCTGGGGGGGATGCACTACTGGTGGCCGAAGATCACGGGGCGCATGTACAACGAGACGCTCGCCAAAATCGCGGCCGCGCTTGTCTTCATTGGGTTCAACCTCACCTTCTTCCCGCAGTTGGTGCTGGGCTCGCGCGGGATGCCTCGACGCTACGCGAACTACGCGGATCGCTTCGCGGGGCTGCACCAGCTCTCGACCTACGGCTCTCAGATCTTGGGGGTGGGCCTCTTCCTCATTCTGGGATACGCCCTCTGGTCGCTCGCGTACGGGGAGAAGGCCCCGGCCAACCCCTGGGGCGCCACCACCCTCGAGTGGACCAACACCACGGCCGTCCCGATCCACCACAACTTTGAGCGGACGCCCCTCGTAACGCGAGGGCCGTACGACTTCCACCTCGCCGACGAAGTGTTTGGGGGTGGGGATGGGGAGGCCCTCAGCGACGACGTGCCCCAGATCCCCGAACCGGCGCCCTCGGCCCCGTCCGAGACGGACACCGCGGATCCGGCCAGTGCGTAA
- a CDS encoding cytochrome c oxidase subunit 3 family protein, with protein MATETAPAPTETEAEHDDHHPEHLEHHFVSSEQQFDSAKLGMWVFLITEVLLFSGMFVAYAVFRQWNPEVFAAASGTLNQTMGALNTVVLLTSSLTVALSIHAIKQDKVKQCIYYLLGTLGLAGGFMVVKYFEYMAKFEHGVYPGGAFDPHGAHYEHLAEMAMAPQFFSIYFVMTGIHGVHVVIGMIVIGALAIMAWRGSFSSEWYTPVELTGLYWHLVDIVWIFLFPLLYLI; from the coding sequence ATGGCAACGGAAACAGCCCCGGCCCCCACCGAGACGGAGGCCGAGCACGACGACCATCACCCGGAGCACCTGGAGCACCACTTCGTCTCGTCGGAGCAGCAGTTCGACTCGGCGAAGCTTGGGATGTGGGTGTTTCTTATCACCGAGGTGCTTCTCTTTAGCGGCATGTTCGTCGCCTACGCCGTCTTCCGCCAGTGGAACCCCGAGGTGTTCGCGGCGGCCAGCGGGACGCTGAACCAAACGATGGGGGCGCTCAACACCGTTGTGCTTCTCACCTCGTCCCTGACGGTGGCCCTGTCGATCCACGCCATCAAGCAGGACAAGGTGAAGCAGTGCATCTACTACCTGTTGGGCACGCTCGGGCTGGCGGGCGGATTCATGGTGGTCAAGTACTTCGAGTACATGGCCAAATTCGAGCACGGGGTCTACCCCGGTGGGGCATTCGACCCGCACGGGGCCCACTACGAACACCTGGCGGAAATGGCCATGGCGCCTCAATTCTTCAGCATCTACTTCGTCATGACGGGGATCCACGGGGTCCACGTGGTCATCGGCATGATCGTGATTGGCGCGCTCGCGATCATGGCGTGGCGCGGATCGTTCAGTAGCGAATGGTACACGCCCGTGGAGCTTACGGGGCTCTACTGGCACCTCGTCGACATCGTCTGGATTTTTCTGTTCCCGCTGCTCTATCTCATCTAG
- the ybeY gene encoding rRNA maturation RNase YbeY codes for MPPEYPEPLSIEHDHPSRELDAGTLRYVIQHVVDAEGTSLTHLSLVLTDHDTVRRLNQSYLDHDYDTDVLSFSLREGPAPSSGASGEGIEGEVYVDLDTAAERHDEFDTSFEREAYRYVVHGLLHLVGYDDAQPAGQDKMREKEDQYLNAVLPAPSS; via the coding sequence GTGCCCCCCGAGTACCCGGAGCCTCTTTCGATTGAACACGACCATCCCTCCCGTGAACTCGACGCAGGGACCCTTCGGTACGTGATCCAGCATGTGGTGGACGCGGAGGGGACGTCCCTGACCCACTTGAGCCTGGTGCTCACCGACCACGATACGGTTCGTCGCCTGAATCAGTCGTACCTCGACCACGACTACGACACGGATGTGCTCTCCTTCTCGCTCCGGGAGGGGCCCGCTCCTTCGTCTGGGGCCTCCGGAGAGGGGATCGAGGGGGAGGTGTACGTGGATCTGGACACGGCGGCCGAGCGCCACGACGAGTTCGATACGTCGTTCGAGCGCGAGGCCTACCGGTACGTCGTGCACGGCCTTCTGCACCTCGTCGGGTACGACGACGCACAGCCGGCGGGGCAGGACAAGATGCGGGAGAAAGAGGACCAGTACCTCAACGCCGTGCTGCCGGCCCCCTCCTCTTGA
- a CDS encoding cold-shock protein, whose amino-acid sequence MRTSTVKWFDAKKGYGFIHHPDDGEDVFVHYSNIQSDDDFKTLKSDQHVRFEMNDGPKGLHALEVAPLDDEEAPSADDDNEPELTPADVDPTATVDPSPSGDDSSSDSSW is encoded by the coding sequence ATGAGGACAAGCACGGTCAAGTGGTTCGACGCCAAGAAAGGGTACGGATTTATTCATCATCCCGACGACGGCGAGGATGTCTTCGTCCACTACTCGAATATTCAGTCGGACGACGATTTCAAGACCCTGAAGAGCGACCAGCACGTCCGATTCGAGATGAACGATGGGCCGAAGGGCCTCCATGCCCTGGAGGTGGCGCCCCTGGACGACGAGGAGGCTCCTTCTGCGGACGACGACAATGAGCCGGAACTCACGCCCGCGGACGTCGACCCCACCGCCACCGTCGATCCGTCTCCGTCCGGCGACGACTCCTCGTCGGATTCGTCGTGGTAG
- a CDS encoding glycosyltransferase family 117 protein produces MNRKRIDRLTAGLVFLWALGLYVATVAPTVSFWDPGERIASAYTLQVMHPPGAPFYLLLGRLFAMLAPSQETVALAVNLLSVLASAGTVLLAHLVIVRLVRRWQGDRSELDTGPYVISLASGVVGAVAFSVSDSFWFNAGIAEVYALSTFFTALVVWLVLRWSDAARAEEAQRGGSRQPFQLNANRYLVLIAFLFGMATGVHLLSLLAFFFVAFIVFFTEFDREHWTSRQRWLRIVGAGAVASVLFFAIYPGLIVGLPSLFASVGAPFLTAIVLGLVLAYGVYTTHQRRMPMANLAFMCVTVIFIGYASYALVFVRSATDPPIDMNDPDTIEKFISYLEREQYGDTPLLQGVTFNDETGQVSRRDGESTLFPRRHSVDPQHWKVYERYDSDLEFFVDYQVGYMYVRYFLWNFSGRASDVQGAPWITGIPGLDQHANTQSLETPSEKESRNVYFALPLLLGLFGAFYHFGRDWRRAFSVFVLFFITGIGIIIYLNQTPMQPRERHYSYVGSFFAFSLWIGIGAGGVMQMAYESVRDSLSGIARLMPALGAGLLVFMAVPGWMTLENYGDHDRSENYVPRDYAYNMLTSVEENGILFTNGDNDTYPLWYLQTVEGVRKDVRVVNLSLLNTKWYVRQLKNEAAYASEPLPISLSEDRIDQLGYRRWKPKQMKLPVDTDALQSELAAYLPDSSAASRLESPMAWELKGRPFRQDTRILQTADVVTYDMLRTNAQNGWSRPLYFAVTVARSGQLGLSNYFQLEGQAYRVLPIKHNSPLGRVIPGLTDERMADFRFTNLSDSTVYYNENARRMIDGYRLHYSHAAEQLGQKGHSDTAERLLTDFTEAVPFSTIPADMQTLFFTARAYQSLGRTDKVAGLLADAEPMVFDRLRSASSRRRFSRALQYAGRVRSSYLKANQTDALESFDQELERVLADASFQVPARVRQAYGLASDSAREPSRMPAVPGAPPSTPSQQPDQPASNE; encoded by the coding sequence ATGAATCGGAAGAGGATTGACCGTCTTACCGCTGGGCTCGTCTTTCTCTGGGCGCTCGGCCTGTACGTGGCGACCGTTGCACCGACCGTCTCGTTTTGGGACCCCGGGGAGCGCATCGCAAGTGCCTACACCCTCCAGGTGATGCACCCGCCGGGGGCACCGTTCTACCTGCTGTTGGGCCGGCTCTTCGCCATGCTGGCCCCGTCGCAGGAAACGGTCGCCCTGGCGGTCAACCTGCTCTCGGTCCTGGCCAGCGCCGGGACGGTCCTGCTCGCACACCTGGTCATCGTCCGCCTCGTGCGGCGATGGCAGGGCGATCGGAGTGAGCTCGACACGGGGCCCTACGTCATTTCCCTCGCGAGCGGGGTGGTCGGGGCCGTGGCCTTTTCGGTGAGCGACTCCTTCTGGTTCAACGCGGGCATTGCCGAGGTCTACGCCCTCTCCACCTTCTTTACCGCGCTGGTCGTGTGGCTCGTGTTGCGGTGGAGCGACGCGGCCCGTGCGGAGGAGGCACAACGGGGCGGCAGCCGACAGCCGTTCCAACTCAACGCCAACCGCTACCTCGTCCTCATTGCCTTTCTCTTCGGCATGGCCACCGGGGTCCACCTCCTGAGCCTGCTGGCGTTCTTCTTCGTCGCGTTCATCGTGTTCTTTACGGAGTTTGACCGCGAGCACTGGACCTCCCGCCAGCGCTGGCTCCGCATCGTCGGGGCCGGGGCCGTCGCCTCCGTCCTATTCTTCGCCATTTATCCGGGCCTCATTGTGGGGCTGCCCAGCCTTTTCGCGTCCGTCGGGGCCCCGTTTCTCACGGCAATCGTCCTCGGCCTCGTCCTCGCCTATGGGGTCTACACGACCCACCAGCGGCGCATGCCGATGGCGAACCTGGCCTTCATGTGCGTCACGGTGATCTTTATCGGCTACGCCTCCTACGCGCTCGTCTTCGTCCGGAGCGCGACCGACCCGCCAATCGACATGAACGACCCGGACACCATCGAGAAGTTCATCTCGTATCTGGAGCGGGAGCAGTACGGCGACACGCCGCTTCTACAGGGCGTAACCTTCAACGACGAGACCGGCCAGGTGAGCCGCCGCGACGGCGAGTCGACCCTCTTCCCCCGGCGCCACTCCGTGGACCCTCAGCACTGGAAGGTCTACGAGCGCTACGACTCCGACCTGGAGTTCTTCGTCGACTACCAGGTGGGGTACATGTACGTCCGGTACTTCCTCTGGAACTTCTCGGGGCGCGCGAGCGACGTGCAGGGGGCGCCTTGGATCACCGGCATCCCCGGACTCGACCAGCACGCCAACACCCAATCCCTGGAGACCCCGAGCGAGAAGGAGTCGCGGAACGTGTACTTCGCCCTGCCGCTCCTCTTGGGGCTGTTCGGCGCCTTCTACCACTTCGGCCGCGACTGGCGACGGGCCTTTAGCGTCTTCGTGCTGTTCTTTATCACGGGCATCGGCATCATCATCTACCTGAACCAGACGCCGATGCAGCCGCGCGAGCGGCACTACTCGTACGTCGGGAGCTTCTTCGCCTTTAGCCTGTGGATCGGGATCGGGGCCGGGGGGGTGATGCAGATGGCCTACGAGTCCGTTCGCGACTCGCTGTCCGGGATCGCCCGGCTGATGCCGGCCCTCGGGGCCGGGCTGCTCGTCTTCATGGCCGTCCCCGGCTGGATGACGCTGGAGAACTACGGCGACCACGACCGGTCCGAGAACTACGTGCCCCGCGACTATGCGTACAACATGCTCACCAGCGTCGAGGAGAACGGCATTCTGTTCACCAACGGCGACAACGACACCTACCCGCTGTGGTACCTGCAGACCGTCGAGGGGGTGCGGAAGGACGTGCGCGTGGTGAACCTGTCGCTGCTGAACACGAAGTGGTACGTGCGCCAGCTCAAGAACGAGGCCGCGTACGCGTCGGAGCCCCTGCCCATCTCCCTGTCGGAGGACCGGATCGACCAACTGGGCTACCGGCGTTGGAAGCCCAAGCAGATGAAACTGCCGGTGGACACCGACGCCCTCCAGTCTGAACTTGCCGCCTACCTGCCCGACTCCTCCGCCGCCTCGCGCCTCGAAAGCCCAATGGCCTGGGAGCTGAAGGGACGTCCGTTCCGGCAGGACACGCGCATCCTGCAGACCGCCGACGTGGTCACCTACGACATGCTGCGGACCAACGCGCAGAACGGATGGTCCCGCCCCCTGTACTTCGCCGTCACGGTGGCTCGCTCCGGACAGCTTGGCCTCAGCAACTACTTTCAACTGGAGGGCCAGGCCTACCGCGTGCTTCCCATCAAGCACAACAGCCCCCTTGGCCGGGTCATTCCGGGCCTGACCGACGAGCGCATGGCGGACTTCCGGTTCACCAACCTGAGTGACTCGACCGTCTACTACAACGAAAATGCACGGCGGATGATCGACGGGTATCGCCTGCACTACTCCCACGCCGCCGAGCAGCTGGGGCAGAAGGGCCACTCGGACACCGCCGAGCGCCTCCTGACCGACTTCACGGAGGCGGTGCCGTTCTCTACCATCCCGGCCGACATGCAGACGCTCTTCTTTACCGCCCGAGCCTACCAGAGCCTGGGCCGAACCGACAAGGTGGCCGGCCTCCTCGCCGACGCCGAACCCATGGTGTTCGATCGGCTCCGGTCGGCAAGCTCGCGCCGCCGGTTCAGCCGGGCCCTCCAGTACGCGGGCCGGGTCCGCTCTTCCTACCTGAAGGCCAACCAGACGGACGCCCTCGAGTCTTTCGACCAGGAACTTGAGCGGGTGCTGGCCGACGCCTCCTTCCAGGTCCCCGCCCGGGTGCGTCAGGCGTACGGCCTCGCCAGTGACTCGGCGCGGGAGCCGTCCCGGATGCCCGCCGTGCCGGGCGCTCCGCCGAGCACTCCCTCCCAACAGCCCGACCAGCCCGCCTCGAATGAGTAG
- a CDS encoding cytochrome C oxidase subunit IV family protein, with product MAHDGPHIVPKSTLLKVFGALIVLTGLTVGVAYVPLGPLTVPVALGIAGMKATLVVLFFMHLKYDNPVNALTFTIGTIFVVVFVTITLLDTAFRGDLGNVTAQTVEEIQAEQERAQQRQDAIPSDSLRIAPSDYPNQNRGASMQSDGGS from the coding sequence ATGGCGCACGACGGCCCACACATCGTTCCCAAGTCCACCCTGCTGAAGGTGTTCGGGGCGCTCATTGTCCTGACCGGCCTGACGGTCGGGGTGGCCTACGTCCCCCTCGGCCCCCTCACCGTGCCCGTGGCCCTCGGGATTGCGGGGATGAAGGCCACGCTGGTGGTGCTCTTCTTCATGCACCTGAAGTACGACAACCCGGTCAACGCCCTCACCTTCACGATTGGGACGATCTTTGTCGTTGTGTTCGTCACCATCACGCTTCTTGACACGGCGTTCCGGGGCGACCTGGGGAACGTGACCGCACAGACGGTGGAGGAGATCCAGGCCGAGCAGGAGCGCGCTCAGCAGCGCCAAGACGCGATTCCGTCGGACTCATTGCGGATTGCCCCGTCGGACTACCCGAATCAAAACCGCGGAGCGAGCATGCAGTCCGACGGCGGCTCGTAG
- the metF gene encoding methylenetetrahydrofolate reductase [NAD(P)H], with the protein MKVTEHFDRESEPLISYEIIPPKRGGSADQILGVVEELMPYEPPFIDVTSHSAEVEYKQKDDGTWTRCVKRKRPGTIGLCAAIEARFDIDTVPHILCKGFTREETEDALIELNYLGVENVLAIRGDDNGYEKSISGNRSRNEYAVDLVRQIQDMNEGTYLEDLMDAEPTDFCVGVGGYPETHFEAPNLAWDIMRLKEQVDAGADYIVTQMFFDNEYFFNFVDKCREVGIEVPIVPGLKILKRKRHLRLLPKYFHTEIPEELAAEVDAADPDDVERIGVNWAIRQARELMEAGVPGIHFYIMSSADTVKKVVEPMHEEVA; encoded by the coding sequence ATGAAGGTTACCGAGCATTTTGATCGCGAATCGGAGCCCCTGATCTCGTACGAAATCATTCCCCCCAAGCGGGGCGGGTCGGCGGACCAGATTCTGGGCGTGGTTGAGGAGCTGATGCCTTACGAGCCGCCGTTCATCGACGTTACCAGTCACTCGGCGGAGGTGGAATACAAGCAGAAAGACGACGGGACCTGGACGCGCTGCGTAAAGCGGAAGCGCCCCGGAACGATTGGCCTCTGCGCGGCTATCGAGGCACGCTTCGACATCGATACCGTTCCCCACATCCTCTGCAAGGGATTCACGCGCGAGGAAACGGAGGATGCCCTCATCGAGCTTAACTACCTCGGGGTCGAGAACGTGCTTGCCATTCGGGGGGACGACAACGGCTACGAGAAGTCCATCTCGGGCAACCGGTCGCGCAACGAATACGCGGTGGACCTCGTGCGGCAGATTCAGGACATGAATGAGGGGACGTACCTGGAGGACCTCATGGACGCCGAGCCGACGGACTTCTGCGTGGGCGTGGGGGGATACCCCGAAACGCACTTCGAAGCCCCGAACCTCGCCTGGGACATCATGCGGCTCAAGGAGCAGGTCGATGCGGGGGCCGACTACATCGTGACGCAGATGTTCTTCGACAACGAGTACTTCTTCAACTTCGTCGACAAGTGCCGAGAGGTGGGCATCGAAGTCCCCATCGTTCCCGGACTAAAGATCCTGAAGCGGAAGCGTCACCTGCGGCTCCTGCCGAAGTACTTTCACACGGAGATTCCGGAGGAGCTCGCTGCGGAGGTGGACGCGGCTGACCCCGACGACGTGGAGCGAATTGGCGTCAACTGGGCGATCCGTCAGGCCCGAGAACTGATGGAGGCGGGGGTTCCGGGCATCCACTTCTACATCATGTCGAGCGCGGACACGGTCAAGAAGGTCGTGGAGCCCATGCACGAAGAGGTGGCCTAG
- the hpf gene encoding ribosome hibernation-promoting factor, HPF/YfiA family: MAFQTQVTTRHVDVSDRVHEYARDRTAKLEQFYDGITGAHVILGKDNSPAENKTASINIDVYQKRLSAEDAASSHEEAINLCVDHLRRQLEKYKAKLRSKDKDAHR; encoded by the coding sequence ATGGCTTTCCAGACCCAAGTCACGACCCGTCACGTCGACGTGAGCGATCGCGTCCACGAGTATGCCCGGGACCGCACCGCCAAGCTGGAGCAGTTCTACGACGGGATTACCGGCGCACACGTCATTCTCGGGAAGGACAACTCCCCCGCCGAGAACAAGACTGCCTCAATTAACATCGACGTGTACCAGAAGCGTCTCTCGGCCGAGGACGCGGCGAGCAGCCACGAGGAGGCGATCAACCTGTGCGTGGACCACCTGCGCCGGCAGCTTGAAAAATACAAGGCCAAGCTCCGCAGCAAAGACAAGGACGCCCATCGATAA
- a CDS encoding 5'-methylthioadenosine nucleosidase, with the protein MLGVIFSTPNEAAPFIEQYAGDRLGELEEGAHLQTDAVVATVVGPGKIKATLGTERLLHEHDIDTLVHAGGAVALADELEVGAVVETAFVLEGDRVELEAPDYPRMPLECPFDLDVEGTLVSQDHVRGDADASSYWERIADMRDATGYAVAYVAAQHGTSCHIVKGITGRADGDTGTAADRREAHRAVAAFLQRHVDADFPAS; encoded by the coding sequence ATGCTCGGCGTTATATTTTCTACACCTAATGAGGCTGCTCCCTTCATTGAACAGTACGCCGGAGACCGGCTCGGGGAGCTGGAGGAGGGAGCCCACCTGCAGACCGACGCCGTGGTCGCTACCGTAGTCGGCCCCGGCAAAATCAAGGCCACCCTCGGAACCGAGCGCCTCCTCCACGAGCACGACATCGACACGCTCGTGCATGCGGGCGGGGCCGTCGCGCTCGCCGACGAGCTTGAGGTGGGAGCGGTCGTGGAGACGGCCTTCGTTTTGGAAGGCGACCGCGTGGAGCTAGAGGCCCCGGACTATCCTCGGATGCCGCTCGAATGCCCTTTCGACCTCGATGTGGAGGGCACGCTCGTCTCGCAGGATCACGTGCGTGGGGACGCGGACGCGTCGAGCTACTGGGAGCGCATTGCGGACATGCGAGACGCCACCGGGTACGCCGTGGCCTACGTGGCGGCCCAGCACGGGACCTCGTGCCACATCGTGAAGGGCATCACCGGCCGGGCCGACGGGGACACCGGCACGGCCGCGGATCGGCGGGAGGCACACCGGGCCGTGGCCGCGTTCCTTCAACGGCACGTAGACGCCGACTTCCCCGCGTCGTAG